The Panicum virgatum strain AP13 chromosome 5K, P.virgatum_v5, whole genome shotgun sequence genome has a window encoding:
- the LOC120707249 gene encoding uncharacterized protein LOC120707249, giving the protein MLLAVEGGGFFSSSASGYSHGLALLLLGRKVEEKPVKVAPWNQYRLVDRGGEQVYHLASSKDQAPGKCAPFVCFGCTANGLEVASPPKVVSSNALGSTQEDASCSANKNLTTSGSITGNERRGCLKSNSKRDSLEHIIVASEGEEPRESLEEVQTLRASMERRKVQWTDTCGKDLFEIREFETSDEGLSDDDAENEGFRKCECVIQ; this is encoded by the exons ATGCTACTGGCCGTGGAAGGAGGAGGGTTCTTCTCGTCTTCAGCTTCAGGGTACAGCCATGGCCTCGCCCTCTTGCTGCTTGGAAGGAAAGTGGAAGAGAAGCCCGTCAAGGTCGCGCCGTGGAACCAGTACCGGCTAGTCGACCGGGGAGGTGAGCAGGTGTACCATCTGGCCTCCAGCAAGGATCAGGCGCCTGGGAAATGTGCTCCCTTCGTCTGCTTCGGTTGCACTGCCAATGGCCTCGAGGTGGCGTCGCCTCCAAAAGTGGTATCGAGCAATGCATTGGGCAGCACACAGGAAGATGCATCTTGCTCCGCGAACAAGAATTTGACTACTAGTGGTTCCATCACTGGGAATGAGAGACGAGGCTGTCTTAAGAGCAATTCCAAAAGGGATTCTTTGGAGCATATTATAGTTGCGAGTGAGGGTGAAGAACCGCGCGAGTCACTGGAAGAAGTGCAGACCTTGAGAGCTAGCATGGAGCGAAGGAAGGTTCAGTGGACAGATACATGTGGAAAAGATCTCTTTGAGATAAGGGAATTTGAAACGAG TGATGAAGGGTTGTCAGATGATGATGCTGAAAATGAAGGTTTTAGGAAATGTGAGTGTGTGATTCAGTAG
- the LOC120707248 gene encoding light-harvesting complex-like protein OHP2, chloroplastic, with translation MSLAPSIPSIKVKVGGVSVAPPHRAYRSSFAVIRSSKAEGPIRRPAAPPLSPPPPMPPKTPTLSTPPTLSQPPKTVKPAPAPTSSEQPPPSPEQKPVETAATVAALQRPVAGAVTLEYQRKVAKDLQEYFKQKKLEEADQGPFFGFLPKNEISNGRWAMFGFAVGMLTEYATGSDFVQQMKILLSNFGIVDLD, from the exons ATGTCTTTGGCTCCGTCCATCCCTTCCATCAAGGTGAAGGTAGGGGGCGTCTCGGTGGCGCCCCCGCACCGCGCATACCGGTCGTCGTTCGCGGTGATCAGGAGCTCCAAGGCGGAGGGGCCCATCCGGAGAcccgcggcgcctccgctgtcgccgccgccgccgatgccgccCAAGACGCCGACTCTGTCCACACCTCCGACCTTGTCGCAGCCCCCGAAAACAGTGAAGCCGGCTCCTGCTCCGACGTCGTCGGAGCAGCCACCGCCATCTCCTGAGCAGAAGCCAGTTGAGACCGCAGCCACGGTGGCAGCTCTGCAGAGGCCGGTGGCTGGGGCTGTCACGCTGGAGTACCAGAGGAAGGTGGCCAAGGACCTGCAGGAATATTTCAAGCAGAAGAAGCTGGAGGAGGCCGACCAGGGGCCCTTCTTCGGCTTCTTGCCAAAGAATGAGATTTCCAATGGAAG ATGGGCTATGTTTGGGTTTGCAGTAGGGATGCTAACAGAGTATGCAACAGGCTCAGATTTTGTTCAGCAAATGAAGATCCTTCTCTCGAATTTTGGAATTGTGGACTTGGATTAA
- the LOC120707246 gene encoding putative pentatricopeptide repeat-containing protein At5g09950, whose product MHRKLPPLSRPTLRSASASAAASACSPPPSRLPPPVPLRDLLAHRLPPPRPLSPPAPHPHADILLLLRRRRGDATSPERLHVELVKRGLCDDLFLANHLVNSYAKGARLAAARLVFDEMPERNAVSWTCLVSGYVLQGLADEAFQVFRAMLREVEPWCRPTSFTFGTVLRACQDEGPDRLGFATQVHGLVSKTEYASNTTVCNALISMYGSCAVGPPILAQRVFDGTPVRDLITWNALMSVYAKKGDVISTFTLFMDMQRDDSSIQLWPTEHTFGSLITATSLSWCSSSVLDQVFVRVLKSGCSSDLYVGSALVSAFARHGLLDDAKDIFLSLKERNAVTLNGLMVGLVKQHCGEESVAIFVGTRDSVAVNADTYVVLLSAIAEYSVPEEGLRKGREVHGHLIRTGSTDMKIAVSNGLVNMYAKCGAIDDASKVFQLMGTRDRISWNTIISALDQNNNCEEAVMHYCLMRQGRISPSNFAAISGLSSCASLRLLAAGQQVHCDAVKWGLDLDTSVSNALVKMYGECGAMSECWKIFNSMTEHDEVSWNSMLGVMASSQSLVSETVEVFSNMMRGGLIPNKVTFVNLLSALSPLSVLELGKQVHALVLKHGIAEDNAVDNALISCYAKSGEMDSCEHLFSKMSSRRDAVSWNSMISGYIFNGHLQEAMDCVWLMVHTGQMMDCCTFSIILNACASVAALERGMEMHAFGIKSHLESDVVVESALVDMYSKCGRVDYASKVFNSMTLRNEFSWNSMISGYARHGLGMKALEIFEEMQRSREIPDHVTFVSVLSACSHAGLVERGLEYFEMMRDHGMLPRIEHYSCVIDLLGRAGKLDKIKDYIQRMPMKPNALIWRTVLVACRQSKDGDKIDLGREASRKLLEIEPQNPVNYVLASNFHAATGMWEDTAKARAAMRQATVKKEAGRSWVTLNDGVHTFLAGDRSHPNTKEIYEKLNFLIQNIRNAGYVPLTEYALYDLEEENKEELLSYHSEKLAVAFVLTRSSSGGPIRIMKNLRVCGDCHTAFRYISQIVGRQIILRDSIRFHHFVDGKCSCGDYW is encoded by the coding sequence ATGCACCGCAAGCTCCCGCCATTATCTCGCCCCACActccgctccgcctccgcctcagccgccgcctccgcttgtTCGCCACCACCTAGCCGCCTACCTCCTCCGGTCCCACTCCGCGACCTCCTCGCCCACCGGCTCCCGCCTCCTCGCCCGCTCTCGCCTCCGGCCCCGCACCCTCACGCCGAcatcctcctcctgctccgccgccgccgcggcgacgccACCTCCCCGGAGCGCCTCCACGTCGAGCTCGTCAAGCGGGGGCTCTGCGATGACCTCTTCCTCGCCAACCACCTCGTCAACTCCTACGCCAAGGGCGCGCGCCTGGCCGCGGCGCGCCTggtgttcgacgaaatgcccGAGCGTAACGCCGTCTCCTGGACTTGCCTCGTCTCCGGGTACGTGCTGCAGGGTCTCGCCGACGAGGCTTTCCAGGTGTTCCGTGCCATGCTTCGAGAGGTGGAGCCCTGGTGCAGGCCCACGTCCTTCACCTTCGGGACTGTGCTCCGGGCGTGCCAGGATGAGGGACCCGACCGGCTGGGCTTCGCGACACAGGTCCATGGGTTGGTGTCAAAGACAGAGTATGCGTCCAACACCACTGTGTGCAATGCCCTGATCTCGATGTATGGTAGCTGTGCTGTTGGTCCGCCGATCCTAGCGCAGCGGGTCTTTGATGGCACGCCAGTCAGGGACTTGATCACATGGAACGCCTTGATGTCTGTGTATGCTAAGAAAGGGGATGTGATTTCAACGTTCACGCTGTTCATGGATATGCAGCGAGATGATTCCAGTATTCAGCTGTGGCCAACGGAGCATACCTTTGGTAGTTTAATCACTGCAACATCTCTGTCGTGGTGCAGTTCTAGTGTGCTTGACCAAGTATTCGTGAGAGTGCTCAAATCTGGTTGTTCTAGTGACCTCTACGTGGGTAGTGCTCTGGTTAGTGCATTCGCAAGACATGGCTTGCTTGATGACGCTAAGGATATTTTCCTCAGTTTGAAAGAAAGAAATGCAGTTACTTTGAATGGTTTAATGGTGGGTTTGGTGAAGCAACACTGTGGTGAAGAATCAGTAGCTATTTTCGTGGGGACGAGGGATTCAGTTGCTGTTAACGCAGATACATATGTTGTGCTACTCAGTGCCATAGCTGAATATTCTGTACCAGAAGAAGGGTTGAGGAAAGGTAGGGAAGTCCATGGGCATTTGATTAGAACTGGTAGTACTGACATGAAAATCGCTGTTAGTAATGGTTTGGTTAATATGTATGCCAAATGTGGTGCCATCGATGATGCCTCAAAAGTATTTCAGCTAATGGGAACGAGGGACAGGATTTCATGGAACACCATCATCTCAGCTCTTGATCAGAACAATAATTGTGAAGAAGCAGTAATGCATTACTGTCTGATGAGACAAGGTCGCATAAGCCCATCAAACTTTGCAGCCATTAGTGGCCTGAGTTCCTGTGCAAGTTTGAGACTTTTAGCTGCAGGTCAGCAAGTACATTGTGATGCTGTTAAGTGGGGCCTAGATTTAGATACTTCTGTTTCAAATGCACTGGTTAAAATGTATGGAGAATGTGGAGCTATGTCAGAGTGCTGGAAGATTTTCAACTCTATGACTGAACACGATGAAGTTTCTTGGAACTCTATGTTGGGGGTAATGGCAAGTTCACAATCACTTGTTTCTGAAACTGTGGAAGTTTTCTCCAATATGATGAGGGGTGGTTTGATCCCAAATAAAGTTACATTTGTAAACTTACTGTCTGCTTTGTCTCCGTTGTCTGTTCTTGAATTGGGGAAGCAGGTTCATGCTTTAGTGCTGAAGCATGGAATTGCAGAAGATAATGCCGTAGATAATGCACTCATATCATGCTATGCGAAATCAGGAGAGATGGATTCCTGTGAGCATCTCTTCTCAAAGATGTCTAGCAGAAGGGATGCCGTCTCATGGAATTCTATGATTTCAGGGTACATTTTCAATGGCCATCTGCAGGAGGCTATGGACTGTGTTTGGCTTATGGTACACACTGGTCAAATGATGGATTGCTGCACTTTCTCCATTATACTAAATGCATGTGCCTCTGTGGCAGCATTGGAGCGTGGAATGGAGATGCATGCTTTTGGCATTAAGTCACACTTGGAATCAGATGTTGTGGTTGAGAGTGCTCTTGTGGATATGTACTCCAAGTGTGGAAGGGTGGACTATGCCTCAAAGGTTTTCAATTCCATGACTTTGAGAAATGAGTTCTCGTGGAACTCTATGATTTCTGGTTATGCAAGACATGGTCTTGGAATGAAAGCCCTTGAGATATTTGAGGAAATGCAGCGCAGCAGAGAAATTCCAGACCATGTCACCTTTGTTAGCGTACTATCTGCATGTAGTCATGCTGGATTAGTGGAAAGAGGTTTAGAATACTTTGAAATGATGAGGGATCATGGTATGCTGCCTCGGATTGAACATTATTCTTGTGTCATAGACCTTCTCGGCCGAGCTGGTAAGCTTGACAAGATAAAAGACTACATACAAAGAATGCCAATGAAACCAAATGCTCTCATATGGAGGACTGTTTTAGTTGCTTGCCGACAGTCAAAAGATGGGGATAAGATTGATTTGGGGAGAGAAGCTTCAAGGAAGCTTTTGGAAATAGAGCCTCAAAATCCTGTAAACTATGTTCTTGCATCTAACTTTCATGCAGCTACAGGAATGTGGGAAGATACAGCCAAAGCCCGAGCTGCAATGAGGCAAGCAACAGTGAAAAAAGAGGCTGGTCGCAGTTGGGTAACGCTAAACGATGGAGTCCATACTTTCCTTGCTGGAGATAGATCACATCCAAACACCAAGGAAATATATGAAAAGCTGAATTTTTTGATACAAAATATAAGGAATGCTGGTTATGTTCCCCTGACAGAGTATGCCTTGTATGATCttgaagaagaaaacaaagaggagTTGTTGAGCTATCATAGTGAAAAGCTAGCTGTTGCCTTTGTTCTAACTCGTTCCTCCTCAGGTGGCCCAATAAGAATAATGAAGAACCTTCGGGTTTGCGGAGATTGTCACACAGCCTTTAGATACATTTCTCAGATCGTTGGCCGGCAAATCATTTTAAGGGATTCTATCAGATTTCATCATTTTGTTGATGGGAAGTGTTCTTGTGGGGATTACTGGTAA